The DNA region GAAGATACGCGAGAACGGACGTGCGCACAATTCCATAGCCTTCGTCACGCCGGACGGCATTGCCGGTGTCTATCACAAGACATTCCTTACCGAGGGAGAACGGGAAAGCGGTCTCGCATCGGGGAAAGGCGCCGTCGTCGTCGACACTCCGGCGGGTTCGCTCGGCGGCGCAATATGTTTCGATCTGAATTTCGATATGATACGTCAAGGATACATCGCGAACAAACCCGAGATACTCTGCTTCGCATCGATGTATCACGGCGGACTCATGCAGGGGCTCTGGGCGTATCAAAGCCGCGCGTATTTCATTTCAGCGCTCCCGTTCCTGGGCGGCGGCATCATCGATCCTTTCGGCCGTCCGGTGGCCATATCCGACTGCTATACGCCGCATCCGAGGGCGCGCATCAACCTTGACTATGTCATGGTGCATCTCGATAAAAATCGCGATCATTTCCCCGCGATAGAGAAGAAATATCGTGAAGAAGTGAGCGTCGATATCCCGGCGAACGTGGGGCCTGCACTCATCGTGAGCAATACAGAAAAGCGCACGGCCGAGGATATCGTCAGGGAGTTCGGTCTTGAAACGCTCGATGAATACATGGAGCGGTCGGTGAAGGCGAACGAGGGGAATAGGGGGTAGGCGCAGCGCGATTATTTCGGCGCGCATACGTACGAGCGCACCGACAGGAAGCGCGGCGAGTTCTTCCACACGAACTGGACGGGCCGCGGCGGGAATACGAGCGCTTCGACCTGCGTCGTGTAAAATATTCTTTGGATGTAAAAGACCGTCATTCTCCTTCACGGGAGGGTGGCGGTCTTTTTTTTATACGCCCCTTGCGAAAACATCGCTCCATAGTATAGTTCGCTATCACCGTGCCGGAGGGAACAATGCTCACTCGAAGTCTCGACAAAGCGCGCGATGCGTATAAGAAGAAAAGCGTCGAAGCGACAAAACAGGCGCATTCCGCCGGGGCGTGTGCGAACGAGCATCACAGCACGGGCGGGCAGTACATCAAGAGCATCATCTACGGCGGCCTTGACGGTACGATAACCACGTTCGCTGCGGTGGCGGGCGTGGCGGGTGCTTCGCTCTCGCCGGCCATAGTGCTTATCATCGGCTTCGCCAATCTCATCGCCGACGGGCTTTCCATGGCGATAGGCGACTATCTCTCCACGAAAGCGGAAAAGGAATACGAGGCCGCTGAAAAGAAGCGCGAGGAATGGGAGATCGAGCATTATCCCGAAGGCGAAAAACAGGAGCTCGTTGAGATATACGTCTCCAAAGGGATGCCGGAGAAGGATGCAACGTCGGTCGTCACTACGATATCAAAACACAAGCGTGCGTGGTCGGATATCATGATGGTCGAAGAGCTCGGCATAGTCCCCAGTGCCGAATCGCCGCTCAAGAACGCGTTCGCCACATTCGCATCGTTCTCTGTCTTCGGATTTATCCCCATCATCGCCTATGTCTTCGCACGCGCGATACCGTTCTTCGCAGCGAACACCTTTCTCACGTCATGCGTCCTGACGGGCGCAACGCTCTTTCTCCTCGGCGCGCTCAAGACGCGCATCACCGGGCGCAACTGGTTCCTCTCGGGTCTCGAAATGTTCCTCGTGGGAAGCATAGCCGCGTCCGCAGCATATGGGATAGGGTTCCTGCTTTCGGGGCTTGCAAAGTAGCATCGGCGTCATCCGTGATGTCGCTTTTTCCCGTCGGCAGATGTCGTTTTCTTCCAAGACCGCACGCTCTCGCACGATTACCTTTTGCCGTATCACCTGTGCCTCAGGAATACCATGTTCGAACGATCGAATGATATCATCGCGGATTCGCTCATATCCTGCGATGCCTATCACCCGTTCCCGACATATGATGAGCGTGCGCTCTGGTCGAACCCCGCTTTCGCGTGGGCCATCGCCGAGGGTGTTCGGTACGCAGGACGTTCCCGGCCCATCCTGCCTGCCGTACGCTATATGGACTTCGCCCGCGACGGCAACCGCTCCCGCTACGAGGCGATATACTTCGAACGGCGCAGCGCGCTCGCTTCGCTCCTTATCGCGGAATGCGTCGAACATAACGGCCGCTTCATCGATGACATCATCGATCTTGCCTGGGCCGTCTGCGAGGAGACGAGCTGGGTCATTCCCGCACATAACGGCCACGATGCGAAAGCCCCGCGTGCGCTCCCCGACATCGAGGCGGACATCTACATCGATCTTTTCTCCGCGGCGACAGGATCGCTCCTCTCCTGGCTCTGGTATTTCATGCACGATATCCTCGACACGAAAAGCCCCCTCATCGCCCGGCGCATCGAGCTCGAAGTGAAGCGGCGCATACTCGACCCGTACCTCACCGGGCGTTTTCAATGGACGGGGCTCTTCGGCGGTTTTGTGAACAACTGGAACCCGTGGATCAATTCGAACGTACTCCCGGCATTCCTCCTGCTTGAACATGACAGCGCGCGAAGAACGGCGGGCATTGCGCGGACGCTTCAAAGCGTCGATCGTTTCATTGCAGGCTATCACCCCGACGGGGGCTGCGACGAAGGCCCCGGCTACTGGAACGCCGCGGGTGCATCGCTCTTCGATCATCTCGATATGCTCCGCGGTGCGGCGAAGGGCATCGATGCGTTCTCCGATCCCCTCATCGCCAATATCGGCAGATACATCATGCGCATGCATATCGCAGATGACTATTTCGTCAACTTCGCGGATTCCGGGACGAAGCTCTCCGTCTCTTCCGATCTCATACACCGTTACGGAAAGGCCGTCGGGGATGATGGACTCGCCCAGTTCGGCGCATCGTTCTTCGGGTCCGAAACGCAGAAGAGATCGGATTCATGGATGTTCTACCGCACGCTCTGTGCACTGTTCAATTCGCCTGAGAACGCGACGGTGCGTGCAAAACCGCCGCTCCTCCTTCATTCCTGGATGGACGGCATAGAGGTCATGACGGCCCGCGAGCATGAAGGCTCACGCGACGGGCTCTTCGTCGCCGCAAAGGGCGGTCACAATGCGGAAAGCCATAATCACAACGACGTGGGCTCTTTCATCGTCTACGCGGACGGAAAGCCCGTGCTCATCGATGTGGGAGTGGAGACCTACACGCGCAAAACCTTCAGCAAAGAGCGCTATGAGATATGGACGATGCGTTCGCCGTACCATAATCTGCCCGTGGTGAACGGCATCGAACAGTCGGCGGGGAGAAGTTTCGCCGCACGGGACGTGCACTGCACACAGGATGCATCGCGCTCATCGCTTTCCATGGACATTGCTTCGGCATATCCGCCGTCAGCCGGCATAGAACGCTGGCATCGCACGGTAACGCTTGACCGCACGGAACGCGCCGTCATCATGAGCGATGAACTTTCCCTCGCATCGCCGGGCACCATCGCTTTTTCGCTCATGACATCGCGAACGGTGCGTATCGAGGGGAACGATATCCTCCTCACGGCAGCGGGCGAGCGGACGGTTTGCATACGCGCCGAAGGCCTTGCGTACGACATTGTCATCGAACCGATATCGCTTGCCGATGATAAGCTTCGCGAATCCTGGGGCGAAAGCGTATCACGGATACTGCTCCGCATACACGGTGCGCTCAAAAATGGCGTATTCACCATGCGGATATCCATCGTATGATGCCCTGTCATGGAGAACGCTTACCGGTGTTCCGCTATCAGTGTAAGGACCTTTTCTGCTGATGCGTGAACGTCCAGTCCCTTCCCGAGCGGTCCTGTCACACCGATGAGAAGCGTCTTCGCCCCCATGGTTGTCTCGATATAATCAAGAAATACCGTGAGCGGGAGCGCGTGCGTGGAGAACGATATGCCGCCGACACTGTCACGGTCGATGACGCGTACCGCCTGAGCACCCTCCGGCACCTGCACATCGCCCGATGCTGGCGATACCGCATCGATGATGACGACGAGTTCTGGCGAGAGCTCGCGCAAAAGCCCTGAAAAATTCTCGGGAACGACACCGCATTCGATGAAGGCGATATCATCATGATCTTTTGCAAGACGTTTAAGCGCGCGGAGCACACGCATGCCGTGAACATCATGGGGTATCGTTTCGTCGCCGACGCCGAGTATCGCTACGCGTACCATCGGCGTTCAGATCATTTCTGGACGGTAAAAAGCGATTTCTTATCGAGCGCGGCAAGCTCGTAATCGTTCGAAATGGCGAGTGCGTCCTTCGGGCAGGACTCCACGCATTGCGCGCAGTAGATGCAGCGGTCAAGCCAATTATCGAGCTCGTATTTCTTCTCGCCGATGGTCTTCACTTCAAGCGCGAACGACGGGCATACGCGCACGCATATCTTGCAGCCGATGCACTTCTCAGGGATGAATTTGATGCGCCCGCGGTAATTCTCGGGGAGCGCGGGTTTTTCGAACGGATACATCTCGGTGGCGGCCTTCTTTGAAAGCCGGCTTATCATCTCGCCCAGTACTTTTCCCGGTAATTTCATTGTATGAACCCCCGCACGATGATGCTCACGAAGAGCTGTGCTATGCCCACCGGCGCGAGGTATTTCCAACAGAACGCTATCATCTGTTCGATGCGTACGCGGCCGAGCGCCGTTTTCATGAGTACGAGGAACATCAGTACGAAAAGCGTCTTTGCGAAGAAGAGCGGTATGCTCGCAAGGAGGGGAAGGCCGAAATCGCCGCCCATGAACACCGCGCCGAGGAGCGCTGCGCCTGCAACGAGCTCTATGTCCGTGGTAAGCTTGAAGAAACCGAAGAGACGTCCGCCGTATTCGGCGAACGTACCGCTCGCCAGTTCCGTTTCCGCCTCGGGAATATCGAACGGTATGCGCTCAAGCTTGCCCTGGAGCGCAACGACGGCGACGAAGAAACCAGGGATGTTCACGAGAAGAAGGAGCGGGTTATGCGAATAGAACGCGCTTATCTCGGAGATGCTCCATGACCCGGCGAGTACCGCGGGACTTATGACGGCTACCATGAGCGGCACTTCGTACGCGAAGAGCTGCGTTATGACGCGAACCGCGCCCACCGCAGGATACGGACTTCCCGAGCTCCAGCCGCCGAGAAAGAACGCGAGCGTGGGAAGCGTAAGGAGATAGAGCACGACGATAAGATCGCCCTGGAAGGCGAACACGGCCGTATCGCGCACCGTGGGAATGTAGAGCATGGAGGCGAACACTGCAGCGGCGGCGATGAGCGGAGAGAACACATAGAGC from Spirochaetota bacterium includes:
- a CDS encoding VIT1/CCC1 transporter family protein, coding for MLTRSLDKARDAYKKKSVEATKQAHSAGACANEHHSTGGQYIKSIIYGGLDGTITTFAAVAGVAGASLSPAIVLIIGFANLIADGLSMAIGDYLSTKAEKEYEAAEKKREEWEIEHYPEGEKQELVEIYVSKGMPEKDATSVVTTISKHKRAWSDIMMVEELGIVPSAESPLKNAFATFASFSVFGFIPIIAYVFARAIPFFAANTFLTSCVLTGATLFLLGALKTRITGRNWFLSGLEMFLVGSIAASAAYGIGFLLSGLAK
- a CDS encoding complex I subunit 1 family protein produces the protein MAIFNILVFPGFIFLILYGSLCSWIDRKMYARMQDRVGPPWFQPIADLLKLFAKEDIHPVGADRVLYVFSPLIAAAAVFASMLYIPTVRDTAVFAFQGDLIVVLYLLTLPTLAFFLGGWSSGSPYPAVGAVRVITQLFAYEVPLMVAVISPAVLAGSWSISEISAFYSHNPLLLLVNIPGFFVAVVALQGKLERIPFDIPEAETELASGTFAEYGGRLFGFFKLTTDIELVAGAALLGAVFMGGDFGLPLLASIPLFFAKTLFVLMFLVLMKTALGRVRIEQMIAFCWKYLAPVGIAQLFVSIIVRGFIQ
- a CDS encoding carbon-nitrogen hydrolase family protein, which produces MARYVNVSSILFSTRAVRGAKDAGGIVLKETSDALNNMRGYRFDLIVLSEGVEAFGQTNDTAEEIANPGPFLSLYLDFAAKEQCTIAGSVKIRENGRAHNSIAFVTPDGIAGVYHKTFLTEGERESGLASGKGAVVVDTPAGSLGGAICFDLNFDMIRQGYIANKPEILCFASMYHGGLMQGLWAYQSRAYFISALPFLGGGIIDPFGRPVAISDCYTPHPRARINLDYVMVHLDKNRDHFPAIEKKYREEVSVDIPANVGPALIVSNTEKRTAEDIVREFGLETLDEYMERSVKANEGNRG
- a CDS encoding heparinase II/III family protein, whose translation is MFERSNDIIADSLISCDAYHPFPTYDERALWSNPAFAWAIAEGVRYAGRSRPILPAVRYMDFARDGNRSRYEAIYFERRSALASLLIAECVEHNGRFIDDIIDLAWAVCEETSWVIPAHNGHDAKAPRALPDIEADIYIDLFSAATGSLLSWLWYFMHDILDTKSPLIARRIELEVKRRILDPYLTGRFQWTGLFGGFVNNWNPWINSNVLPAFLLLEHDSARRTAGIARTLQSVDRFIAGYHPDGGCDEGPGYWNAAGASLFDHLDMLRGAAKGIDAFSDPLIANIGRYIMRMHIADDYFVNFADSGTKLSVSSDLIHRYGKAVGDDGLAQFGASFFGSETQKRSDSWMFYRTLCALFNSPENATVRAKPPLLLHSWMDGIEVMTAREHEGSRDGLFVAAKGGHNAESHNHNDVGSFIVYADGKPVLIDVGVETYTRKTFSKERYEIWTMRSPYHNLPVVNGIEQSAGRSFAARDVHCTQDASRSSLSMDIASAYPPSAGIERWHRTVTLDRTERAVIMSDELSLASPGTIAFSLMTSRTVRIEGNDILLTAAGERTVCIRAEGLAYDIVIEPISLADDKLRESWGESVSRILLRIHGALKNGVFTMRISIV
- a CDS encoding 4Fe-4S binding protein, yielding MKLPGKVLGEMISRLSKKAATEMYPFEKPALPENYRGRIKFIPEKCIGCKICVRVCPSFALEVKTIGEKKYELDNWLDRCIYCAQCVESCPKDALAISNDYELAALDKKSLFTVQK